The genomic interval ACGAAAATGAGGAACATATTAACGGCTCACGTCGAAGGGCAGCTCATAGCCCTCCAGCCCGGCGCGGATCGCCTTCTTGTCGATCTTGCCCGTGGGGCCGAGCGGGATTTCGTCGACGAACAGCACGTCGTCGGGCATCCACCAGCGCGCGATCTTGCCGTCGAGATAAGCCTTGAGATCGTCCGCGGACGCGCTCGCTCCGTCTTTGAGCTGACAGAGCAGGATCGGCCGCTCGTCCCATTTCGGATGCGCGACGCCGACCACGGCGGCGTTGGCGACCGCGTCGTGCCCCATCGCGATATTCTCGATCTCGATCGAGCTGATCCATTCGCCGCCCGATTTGACGACGTCCTTCGCGCGGTCGGTGATCTGCATATAGCCTTCGGCATCGATCGTGCTGACGTCACCAGTGTCGAAAAAGCCCTCGGCATCGAGCACGTCGCCGCCCTCGCCGCCATAATAGGCGCCCGCGATCGTCGCCCCCTTGATCATCAGCCGGCCCGGGGTCTTGCCGTCGTGCGGCAGGCGATTGTCCGCGTCGTCGACCAGCTTCATCTCCAGCCCGCAGAGCAACCGCCCCTGCTTGAGCTTGTACGCCATCTGCTCGGGCTCGGGTTTCGCCGCGACCGACGCATTGGGCACCGACACCGTGCCGAGCGGCGAGGTTTCGGTCATGCCCCAGCCCTGGATGACGTCGACGCCATAATCGTCGCGGAAGGTGCGGATGATCGATTCGGGGCACGCCGAGCCGCCGATCGTCACGCGCTCCAGCGTCGTGAAACGCTTGCCATTCTCCTGCATATACTGGAGCAGCATCTGCCAGACGGTCGGCACAGCCGCCGAATAGGTGACGCCTTCCTGCTCGATCAGATTATAGATCGATTCGCCGTCCATCCGCTGCCCCGGCAGCACGAGTTTCGCGCCCACCGCGGGCGCCGAATAGACGACGCCCCAAGCGTTGGCGTGATACATCGGCACGACGAGAAGCACGGTGTCGCGCGCCGACAAGGCGAGCGCATCGCGCTGAAGGGTCATCAGCGCGTGGATATAGTTGGAGCGGTGCGAATAGAGCACACCCTTCGGATTGCCCGTCGTCCCGCTCGTGTAGCAGAGCCCGCACGCGGCATTCTCATCGAAACCGCCCCAATCATATTCGTCGCTATGGCCCGCGATCCAGTCGTCGAATGCGACCGCCGGAAAGCTGGTTTGGGGCAGCGAGGCGCGGTCGCCAAAGAAGATCACTTTCTCGATCGACGGCACTTGCGGCAGCAATTGTTCGACAAGGTCCACGGTCGCCGGATCGGCGATCAGCAACCGGTCGCCCGCATGATTCGCGATATAGGCGATCTGTTCGGGGAAGAGCCGCGGGTTGAGCGTATGGAGCACCGCGCCCATGCCCGCCGCGCCATACCACGCCGCAAGGTGCCGCGCTCCGTTCCACGCCATCGTCGCGACGCGGTCGCCCGGCCCGATCCCCTCGGCGGCGAGCGCGTTCGACACGCGCTTCGCATCGGTATGGATGTCGGCATAGGTCGAACGGGTGACGCGCCCATCGGCATCGCGCGACACAATCTCCCGCGCGCCGTGCCAGTTCGCCGCATGGTCGATGATCCGGTCGACCGTCAGCGGCACATTCTGCATCAACCCGTCCATGCGGCACTCTCCCTCGTTGCTGCAATAGGTAGTATACTAAGTATTTTGCCTTTGCAACGCCGCCCGGCTTGCTTCGCGGGCATCGCTCTTCTAGCGTGACGACGCCGGCACCCCGCCGGCAAACGGGGGAACAACTTAGCGCCATATGCGGACGAACCAGCTTATCATCGCGCTTTTCCAACGCTTTTGCTGGCTCGACGAAGGGCTGCAGGCGCGGCTTCACGATCATGGCTGGCCCGACGTCAACCGGCCGCAGTCGATGGTGATGACCAACATCGTCAGCGGCATCGTGCGCCCGTCGGACATCGCCCGCAACCTCGGCGTGTCGCGGCAGGCGATCCACAGCACGATCAACCAGATGGTCAAGCTCGGCATCGTCCAGCTCGACGTCGATCCCGACGACCGCCGTCACATGATCGTGTCGCTGACCGACCTCGGCGCGCGCATGCGCAAGGATGCACAGCGTTCGATGGACGCGCTCACCGCGCAGATCGCCGACCGGCTGGGGCAGGACAAGTTCGACGCGCTGCTCGCGGCGCTCGAGGCGGACTGGGGCGACAATATCGACCGCCCCGTCGCCGCCCCGCGCCGCTAGGCCGACAGCGCCTTCGCGACAGCGACCAGCCGCGCGGCGGTCATATCGACCAGCGACGCGGGCAACGGCTCCTTCAGACTACCGTCCTCGGCAAAGGCGGCGTGCGCGTTCGGCACCAGCACCTGTTCGGGGATGACGAGCATCTGGATCGTCGACAAGATCTGGCGCAGGTGCATCAACCCGCGCAGCCCGCCGAACGGACTGATCGATGCCGACATGATCGCCGCCGCCTTGCCGCGATAGGCGGAGAGCGCGACCAGCCCCTCGTCGCCGGTGGGCCGCGACGCCCAGTCGATCGCATTTTTGAGCAGCGGCGTCAGCGAGCCATTATATTCGGGCGACACGAACAAAAGCCCGTCCTGCGCGGCGAACAGCGTTTTGAGCCGCTGCACATCGGGCGGAAAGGCATCGGCTTCGAGCGCGGCCGAATAGAGCGGCAGGTCGAACGCCGCGAGATCGACCCGCGTGACGCTTGCGCCCTGCGCTTCGAGGCTGGCGGCGGCAAGTTCGCCCAAAGCGCGGTTATAGGACCCTTCGCGAATGCTCCCGACGATAACGGCGATGCTGGTCATTTTCCCTCCCGGACAATATGATTAGTATACTAACTTATTGTCCGGTCGCGGCAAGATCAAGCGGTCAGGCCTTGATGTCCGAAAGCACCGCGAGCTTGCGCGTTTCGTCGGCGAGATTGTCGATCACGCGGCGCATCAGCCCCTGCAGCACCTCGACCTCCTCGTCGCTCATGCCCTTGGTGGCGATCTCGTGGATTTCGGCGTTCATCGGCGCGAGAATCAGTTCGAGCTTCTTGGCGTGCGGGGTCAGATGGATGAAAGTCTTGCGCCGGTCGTCGGCGGTCTTCTTGCGCGTGATCAGCCCCGCCTTTTCGAGCCCCTTCAGCGCGACCACGGTGGTCGGCTCGCGCATGCCGACGCGTTCGCTCAGTTCGCGCTGGGTGATGCCGTCCTCGCGCCAGAGCTGGCGCAGGAAACGCCACTGCCCCGCCGAAACATCGTGCGTCAGCGTGCGGCGCTCGAGCAGCCGCGAAAAGGAACGGAAGACGACGCGCGCCAGATAGCCGATGCTGTTTTCAGGATCGGTATAATATTCGGCCGGATGCCGATAATCCTTTGTTTTCTTGACCAAAACCCTGCTCCCCTGTCGCGATCCCGATGACGGCACCGGTCCGCGCAAGCGCAAATCTTAGGACGCGAAGCTTCGCGCGGCAACCGCCTTCCTCGTCGCCCGGCACGTCATCGCCGTCACAACCCCGCGATAAGGTTGGACAAGATTCGCCGACCAATATACTTAGTATGCTAAGCTAGTGGAGGCGGTGTGCAAAAATTCATTCGGGTGAAAGCGGCCGCGGCGCCCTTGCCGCTCGCCAATGTCGATACCGACATGATCATCCCAGCCGAATATATGAAGGCGCTGACGCGTTCGGGACTCGGCCGGCACCTGTTCCGCGCATTGCGCTATGACACGGACGGACGCGAACGCGAGGATTTCGTCCTCAACCGGCCCGCCTGCCGCGATGCGCGGATATTGGTCGCCGATCGCAATTTCGGCTGCGGCTCGTCGCGCGAACATGCGGTGTGGGCGCTCGCCGATTTCGGCATCCGTTGCGTCATCGCGCCAACCTTCGGCGACATCTTCGCAGGCAATGCGCGCAAGAATGGCCTGCTGTTGATCCGCTTGCCCGATGAAATCTGCGCCCGGCTCCGCGGCGCGATCGAAGCCGCGCAATATGCGCCGGTCGAGGTCGACCTCGAAGCGCAGCGCATCCGCCTCGCATCGGGCGAGACGATCGCGTTCGAGATCGACCCCGACGACCGCCGCATCTTGATGGAGGGGCTCGACGACATCGACCGCACGCTGCGCCACGCGGAGGCGATCGCGCGGTTCGAGGCCGCGACCTAAGCCAGCATATCGGGTGCGGCGATGCAGCCTGCTATCGCGCTCGCCGCCGCCAAAGCCGGGCTCATCAGATGCGTGCGTCCGCCGCGTCCCTGGCGGTTCTCGAAATTGCGGTTCGAGGTCGCGGCGCAGCGTTCGCCGGGGCGGAGCCGGTCGGCGTTCATGCCGACGCACATCGAACAGCCCGGTTCGCGCCAGTCGAACCCCGCGGCGCGCAGCGCCTCGGCGATGCCCTCTTCCTCGGCCTGCCGTTTGACCAGCCCCGATCCCGGCACGACCATCGCGCGGACGTGCGGCGCGACATGGCGGCCGCGCACGACGGCGGCGGCGACGCGCAGATCCTCGATCCGGCTGTTGGTGCAGCTGCCGATGAATATGCGGTCGAGCCGCTGCCCGGCGATCGGCGCGCCGAGGGCAAGGTCCATATAGGCGAGCGCGCGCTCGGCGGCGGCGCGCGCATCAGGATCGCCCAGCGTTGCAGGATCAGGAATGAGGCCGTCGATCGCGACGACCTGCGACGGGTTGGTCCCCCAACTCACCATCGGCCGCACGTCGCGCGCATCGAAGTGCAGCTCGCGGTCGAAGGCCGCGCCGGGGTCGCTTGCGAGCTTCGCCCAGCGCGCCGCGGCCGCCTCCCATGCTTTGCCACGCGGCGCCGCCGGACGGTTCTTCAGATAGGCGAGCGTCGTCGCATCGGGCGCAACCAGCCCGGCGCGCGCGCCCATCTCGATACTGAGGTTGCACAATGTCATCCGGCCTTCCATCGACAGCGCGCGCACGGCCTCCCCCGCATATTCGATGACATGCCCCCCCGCGCCATCGACGCCGATCATCCCGAGCAAATGAAGCGCGAGATCCTTGGCATGGACGTGGGGCGCCAGCACGCCGTCGACGCGCACCCGCATGTTGCGCGAGCGGCGCTGGCGGATCGTCTGGGTCGCCAGCACATGCTCGACCTCCGACGTCCCGATCCCGAAGGCGAGCGCCCCGAACGCGCCGTGCGTCGAGGTGTGGCTGTCGCCGCAGACGATCGTCATCCCGGGCTGCGAACGCCCCTGCTCGGGCCCGACGACATGGACGATCCCGCCACGCGGGTCGCCCATCGGGAAATTC from uncultured Sphingopyxis sp. carries:
- a CDS encoding long-chain-fatty-acid--CoA ligase gives rise to the protein MDGLMQNVPLTVDRIIDHAANWHGAREIVSRDADGRVTRSTYADIHTDAKRVSNALAAEGIGPGDRVATMAWNGARHLAAWYGAAGMGAVLHTLNPRLFPEQIAYIANHAGDRLLIADPATVDLVEQLLPQVPSIEKVIFFGDRASLPQTSFPAVAFDDWIAGHSDEYDWGGFDENAACGLCYTSGTTGNPKGVLYSHRSNYIHALMTLQRDALALSARDTVLLVVPMYHANAWGVVYSAPAVGAKLVLPGQRMDGESIYNLIEQEGVTYSAAVPTVWQMLLQYMQENGKRFTTLERVTIGGSACPESIIRTFRDDYGVDVIQGWGMTETSPLGTVSVPNASVAAKPEPEQMAYKLKQGRLLCGLEMKLVDDADNRLPHDGKTPGRLMIKGATIAGAYYGGEGGDVLDAEGFFDTGDVSTIDAEGYMQITDRAKDVVKSGGEWISSIEIENIAMGHDAVANAAVVGVAHPKWDERPILLCQLKDGASASADDLKAYLDGKIARWWMPDDVLFVDEIPLGPTGKIDKKAIRAGLEGYELPFDVSR
- a CDS encoding MarR family winged helix-turn-helix transcriptional regulator, yielding MRTNQLIIALFQRFCWLDEGLQARLHDHGWPDVNRPQSMVMTNIVSGIVRPSDIARNLGVSRQAIHSTINQMVKLGIVQLDVDPDDRRHMIVSLTDLGARMRKDAQRSMDALTAQIADRLGQDKFDALLAALEADWGDNIDRPVAAPRR
- a CDS encoding NAD(P)H-dependent oxidoreductase; amino-acid sequence: MTSIAVIVGSIREGSYNRALGELAAASLEAQGASVTRVDLAAFDLPLYSAALEADAFPPDVQRLKTLFAAQDGLLFVSPEYNGSLTPLLKNAIDWASRPTGDEGLVALSAYRGKAAAIMSASISPFGGLRGLMHLRQILSTIQMLVIPEQVLVPNAHAAFAEDGSLKEPLPASLVDMTAARLVAVAKALSA
- a CDS encoding MarR family transcriptional regulator, which produces MVKKTKDYRHPAEYYTDPENSIGYLARVVFRSFSRLLERRTLTHDVSAGQWRFLRQLWREDGITQRELSERVGMREPTTVVALKGLEKAGLITRKKTADDRRKTFIHLTPHAKKLELILAPMNAEIHEIATKGMSDEEVEVLQGLMRRVIDNLADETRKLAVLSDIKA
- the leuD gene encoding 3-isopropylmalate dehydratase small subunit; the protein is MQKFIRVKAAAAPLPLANVDTDMIIPAEYMKALTRSGLGRHLFRALRYDTDGREREDFVLNRPACRDARILVADRNFGCGSSREHAVWALADFGIRCVIAPTFGDIFAGNARKNGLLLIRLPDEICARLRGAIEAAQYAPVEVDLEAQRIRLASGETIAFEIDPDDRRILMEGLDDIDRTLRHAEAIARFEAAT
- the leuC gene encoding 3-isopropylmalate dehydratase large subunit; protein product: MTGPRTLYDKIWDAHVVAEDDGETLLYIDLHLLHEVTSPQAFAGLATAGRAVRRPERVLALSDHNVPTAGQAAGPAGVADVEARAQLEALVENTRRFGIENFPMGDPRGGIVHVVGPEQGRSQPGMTIVCGDSHTSTHGAFGALAFGIGTSEVEHVLATQTIRQRRSRNMRVRVDGVLAPHVHAKDLALHLLGMIGVDGAGGHVIEYAGEAVRALSMEGRMTLCNLSIEMGARAGLVAPDATTLAYLKNRPAAPRGKAWEAAAARWAKLASDPGAAFDRELHFDARDVRPMVSWGTNPSQVVAIDGLIPDPATLGDPDARAAAERALAYMDLALGAPIAGQRLDRIFIGSCTNSRIEDLRVAAAVVRGRHVAPHVRAMVVPGSGLVKRQAEEEGIAEALRAAGFDWREPGCSMCVGMNADRLRPGERCAATSNRNFENRQGRGGRTHLMSPALAAASAIAGCIAAPDMLA